Proteins encoded within one genomic window of Salipaludibacillus agaradhaerens:
- a CDS encoding helix-turn-helix transcriptional regulator has protein sequence MEIEKAKNALTMIESKATSLSDYQRRILHGLKRIVPYQAGCFTTVDKDTLLSTGAVTDECIEELHARLFENEYRQEDLHSYKALVASNSRAAALRQAMQLNNKTCVRWQQVLRPAGFTDELRVVVMKEHECKGFMTLFRGHQHPLFNDEDEEILSQLSQTIAEGLESIENQLSLSFQEKSTEDTGVLTFSEKIELMAGNERGTMWLDKLRERENIQGSRLVPRPIRAICSAATASLKNKKVMMRLRGEAFLTLEATPLIVDKKIISLAVLIQRAERDAIFPYLTNLYRLTNREREVLEKVMKGLSTKEIAAACYISPYTVQDHLKAIFEKTHVTSRRELVWKFR, from the coding sequence GTGGAGATAGAAAAGGCAAAGAACGCATTGACGATGATCGAGAGTAAAGCCACATCGTTAAGTGATTATCAGAGACGGATCCTTCATGGTCTAAAGCGAATCGTTCCCTATCAAGCAGGTTGTTTTACAACAGTTGATAAAGACACGTTACTGTCCACAGGGGCGGTGACGGATGAGTGTATTGAGGAACTTCATGCTCGTTTGTTTGAAAATGAATATCGTCAGGAAGATCTTCATTCATATAAGGCATTAGTTGCCTCCAATAGTCGTGCAGCAGCTTTAAGACAAGCGATGCAGTTAAACAATAAGACGTGTGTCCGTTGGCAGCAAGTTTTACGTCCAGCAGGTTTCACTGATGAGCTACGCGTTGTTGTAATGAAAGAACATGAGTGTAAAGGATTTATGACGTTATTTAGAGGGCATCAACACCCTCTTTTTAATGACGAAGATGAGGAGATACTATCTCAACTTTCCCAGACGATAGCTGAGGGACTTGAGAGCATAGAAAACCAATTGTCTCTAAGCTTTCAGGAGAAATCTACTGAAGATACTGGTGTCTTAACTTTTTCAGAAAAGATAGAACTCATGGCTGGAAATGAGCGAGGAACAATGTGGTTGGATAAGCTAAGGGAACGGGAAAATATCCAGGGGAGCAGGCTCGTACCGAGGCCAATAAGAGCTATATGTTCAGCTGCGACAGCCAGCCTGAAGAATAAAAAAGTTATGATGAGATTAAGAGGAGAGGCCTTTTTAACGCTAGAAGCAACGCCCTTAATCGTGGACAAAAAAATCATATCATTGGCCGTGCTGATCCAACGAGCTGAGCGGGACGCTATTTTCCCTTATTTAACAAACCTTTACCGTCTGACAAATAGAGAGCGAGAGGTTTTAGAAAAAGTGATGAAAGGCTTATCAACTAAAGAAATTGCCGCAGCTTGTTATATCTCTCCATACACGGTCCAAGATCACTTGAAAGCGATTTTTGAAAAGACGCACGTGACAAGTCGTAGAGAACTCGTGTGGAAATTCCGTTAA
- a CDS encoding class I SAM-dependent methyltransferase, which produces MKHANMNWNNDHKVATYRESIPLKIPAYHTLHTMMSSFLTAGINEKEPGILIVGGGGGKELDVLAKRHSHWHYTIVDPSNRMLELAARVKEQLPFPHSVTLCHGDLSTVPYERLYSAITCLLVAHFIENEKKPAFLQDMYRRLKPGGMLVITTMNDLENHPSRLVYENAWLDFMELKGCCSGQWNTFKSSFGKTTHLMASDTFEQLLTTTGFQPPTRFFSSFLIDGWIAFKEA; this is translated from the coding sequence ATGAAACATGCAAACATGAATTGGAACAATGATCATAAAGTGGCAACTTATCGAGAATCCATTCCATTAAAAATCCCCGCCTATCATACATTGCATACGATGATGTCTTCCTTTCTTACAGCAGGCATTAATGAGAAAGAACCCGGCATTTTAATCGTGGGCGGTGGCGGTGGAAAAGAACTAGATGTTCTGGCAAAACGCCATTCTCATTGGCACTATACGATCGTCGATCCTTCAAATCGTATGCTTGAACTGGCTGCCCGTGTTAAAGAACAACTACCTTTCCCGCATTCAGTCACCTTATGTCATGGTGACTTATCAACTGTCCCCTATGAGCGGCTTTATTCTGCCATTACTTGCTTACTTGTGGCCCATTTTATTGAAAATGAAAAGAAACCCGCTTTTTTGCAAGACATGTATCGGCGTTTAAAACCTGGTGGTATGTTAGTCATAACAACGATGAATGACTTGGAGAATCACCCTTCTAGATTAGTGTATGAGAACGCTTGGCTAGATTTTATGGAGCTGAAGGGTTGCTGCTCGGGACAGTGGAACACGTTCAAATCATCATTTGGCAAAACCACTCATTTAATGGCAAGTGACACATTTGAGCAGTTACTTACTACCACAGGTTTTCAACCACCTACACGGTTTTTCAGTTCATTTTTAATTGATGGATGGATAGCATTTAAGGAGGCGTAA
- a CDS encoding saccharopine dehydrogenase NADP-binding domain-containing protein has protein sequence MKSSIVVIGGYGQTGRTICQALSDYYPGNVYAAGRNKKKAEAFSYETDNKVRPFCLDVNDMTDWDWLDSTKLVIVCLDLHSTLLADKCASSGTHYMDISSNGILFSKLKEKALPPTQSTTLLSVGLAPGLTNLLAQHTTNLLADTEHIDISIILGMGDTHGEAALLWTMKHLASSYPTFTTSGHKKVRSFSGRKKVDFGNTLGVRSVYRFPFSDQQTLPCTLNVPSVTTRLGFDSSVLTNGLAVMRNTGLLGLLAHERFTTYLSQFLTRYKKGSALFAVKVEASGTLNGHHTKRSALVIGENESLITAKVAAAAGRFLYEDLLPPGTYHSDELFSLTDTDDALFLKLKTDSREEPVSSIVKHEKNRDNFFYTLLT, from the coding sequence ATGAAGTCATCTATTGTCGTCATCGGTGGGTATGGGCAAACAGGAAGGACTATTTGTCAGGCTTTAAGCGACTACTATCCCGGTAACGTCTATGCAGCTGGCAGAAATAAAAAGAAAGCAGAGGCTTTTTCATACGAAACGGATAACAAAGTACGGCCATTTTGCTTGGATGTCAATGACATGACGGATTGGGATTGGCTTGATTCAACGAAACTTGTCATTGTCTGTTTGGACTTACACTCAACTTTATTGGCCGATAAGTGTGCCTCATCTGGCACTCATTACATGGATATCTCTTCGAACGGGATATTATTTAGCAAACTGAAGGAAAAAGCCCTTCCTCCAACACAATCTACGACGCTGTTAAGTGTTGGCCTAGCCCCAGGACTCACTAATTTACTGGCTCAGCACACCACAAATCTATTAGCTGACACAGAGCATATAGATATTAGTATTATATTAGGAATGGGAGATACTCATGGTGAGGCAGCCCTTTTATGGACAATGAAGCATTTAGCTTCCTCTTATCCAACGTTCACCACCTCTGGTCATAAAAAAGTAAGAAGCTTTTCAGGGAGGAAAAAAGTTGATTTTGGCAACACATTAGGTGTCCGCTCAGTGTATCGTTTCCCCTTTTCTGATCAACAGACATTACCTTGCACCTTAAATGTACCATCTGTCACTACCCGTCTAGGATTTGACTCATCCGTTTTAACGAACGGATTAGCTGTCATGCGTAACACAGGATTGTTGGGCCTATTAGCACATGAGCGGTTCACCACATATCTTTCTCAGTTCTTAACACGATATAAGAAGGGATCTGCTCTATTTGCTGTTAAAGTTGAAGCATCTGGGACACTGAATGGTCATCATACGAAACGAAGTGCTCTTGTAATAGGTGAAAATGAATCGCTTATAACAGCAAAAGTTGCCGCAGCAGCGGGAAGATTCCTATATGAAGACCTCCTTCCCCCAGGGACGTATCATAGTGACGAACTTTTCTCACTTACTGATACAGATGATGCATTATTCTTAAAATTGAAAACTGACTCTAGAGAAGAACCTGTCTCATCGATCGTTAAACATGAAAAAAACAGAGACAACTTCTTTTACACGCTCCTAACTTGA
- a CDS encoding histidine--tRNA ligase: protein MKKMAYQNVKGTQDYLPQAETIRRTIRQTLEQTFITYGYQPLETPILNYTDLLASKYGGGAEILKEMYQLSDQGQRDLALRYDLTIPFAKVIGLNPSLKMPFKRYEIGKVFRDGPIKTGRLREFTQCDVDITGTSSILAEAELMLMALDAFKKLDLKVTIQYNNRKLLTGLLAFLDTPSDLINETILILDKLEKIGTEGVISELMKKNLPLNTVQKIKRFVDDSHNTDLTYLKNVAGTNETFTQGLEELEALSTYLTYLNVNDKCSFNPFLARGLDIYTGTVYEVFLTDSSITSSIGSGGRYDRTIGGLIGGDDVFPTVGLSFGLDVIYTALKGRGSDERGESEYLVLPVTTSTTKEALAVAQFLRTRGYQANIEMSGRKLNKVMEKANKDNIRYVVVIGEDEVRRGVMNVKDMSTGKTELKAFNYAAPL from the coding sequence ATGAAGAAAATGGCTTATCAAAATGTGAAAGGGACACAAGATTATTTACCACAAGCTGAAACAATCAGGCGGACAATTCGCCAAACGTTAGAACAGACGTTTATCACGTACGGCTATCAACCGTTAGAAACGCCGATTTTAAATTATACTGATTTACTTGCATCTAAATATGGCGGAGGAGCTGAAATTTTAAAGGAAATGTATCAATTAAGCGATCAAGGTCAACGGGATTTAGCCTTGCGTTATGATTTAACAATCCCCTTTGCTAAAGTAATTGGGTTAAACCCTTCTTTAAAAATGCCATTTAAACGTTATGAAATCGGCAAGGTTTTTCGAGACGGACCAATAAAAACAGGCAGGTTAAGAGAGTTTACACAATGCGATGTGGATATTACGGGCACCTCTTCTATTTTGGCTGAAGCCGAATTAATGCTAATGGCGTTAGATGCTTTTAAAAAGTTAGATTTGAAAGTGACGATTCAATATAATAACCGAAAATTATTAACAGGTCTACTCGCTTTTTTGGATACACCATCCGATCTGATAAATGAGACGATTTTGATACTTGATAAATTAGAGAAGATAGGTACTGAAGGCGTTATAAGCGAGTTAATGAAAAAGAACTTGCCATTAAATACTGTTCAAAAAATTAAGCGGTTTGTAGATGATTCTCACAACACTGACCTGACTTATTTAAAGAATGTCGCAGGGACAAATGAGACTTTCACACAAGGGCTAGAAGAATTAGAGGCCTTATCAACGTATTTAACGTACCTTAACGTGAATGACAAGTGTTCATTTAACCCTTTTTTAGCAAGAGGACTAGATATTTATACAGGCACTGTGTATGAAGTCTTTTTAACTGACAGTTCGATCACGTCAAGCATTGGGAGCGGTGGGAGATATGATCGTACGATCGGTGGACTTATTGGGGGAGACGACGTTTTTCCTACTGTGGGACTTTCCTTCGGTCTTGATGTTATTTACACCGCTTTAAAAGGTAGAGGCTCTGATGAGCGCGGCGAATCAGAGTACCTCGTCCTGCCTGTTACAACTTCCACAACTAAAGAAGCTCTTGCAGTGGCACAATTTTTACGAACGAGAGGTTACCAAGCGAATATTGAGATGAGTGGGCGAAAACTGAATAAAGTGATGGAAAAGGCTAATAAAGACAACATCCGTTATGTGGTAGTCATCGGCGAGGATGAGGTGCGACGCGGGGTGATGAACGTGAAAGATATGAGCACCGGAAAAACAGAGTTAAAAGCATTTAACTACGCTGCTCCCCTTTAA
- a CDS encoding GNAT family N-acetyltransferase produces MLTENVIEMTTRDDIIKTFPIMKQLRTHLDRDTYVALVEEAMADDQYRLVALFDNDKMVAVAGFKPMITLYYARFVWVCDLVTDNASRSNGCGEKLLTYVEEWARAHSYKKVALSSGLKRTNAHRFYEKKMAYDKASYVFKKDLK; encoded by the coding sequence ATGCTTACCGAAAACGTGATTGAGATGACAACGCGTGATGATATTATAAAAACGTTCCCGATTATGAAGCAGTTACGCACGCACCTTGATAGGGACACCTATGTAGCGCTCGTAGAGGAAGCGATGGCAGATGACCAGTACCGGCTAGTCGCTTTATTTGACAATGATAAAATGGTTGCTGTTGCAGGATTTAAACCGATGATAACGTTATACTATGCGCGATTTGTTTGGGTTTGTGATCTTGTTACAGATAATGCGAGCCGATCTAATGGCTGCGGAGAAAAACTGTTGACGTATGTAGAGGAGTGGGCAAGGGCCCATAGCTACAAAAAAGTGGCACTCTCTTCAGGCTTGAAACGAACAAATGCTCATCGGTTTTATGAGAAAAAAATGGCTTACGATAAAGCCAGCTATGTGTTTAAAAAGGATCTGAAATAA
- a CDS encoding DUF6612 family protein: MKKLFLGGCLFISLFTVVACQSEPAADEVFKTASDVHTVTDSMDVSFDIEVDDIKSSWMMSLDYKNETYYLVTDDEYAELYQEGDNIGIIINGSVMHPEATSADSYKAVMTNFIEHHENPMRRLKEFDAEIEKKFELEVTDDAYLLTYIGDDKAQQLYAEGLAEEIRKQDLSAPEFTDVSANKIELTITIDQETDRIQEIHEVLDYTVTSQDITTDVIGENTYTYSNHNTTEIKKPAMLDTLVGEEEQALYEEEAANYLEALIEATVYQNAEVFGENAAGSGSPEEKQSEGDRQKESFKEFYRLNTEANMGEVVSSDAIDALTDAFMEALSQTSYEVVDSQLTSNQQIVVTLSIEGLQDWAVQSVAEQQLIEEVEAGDVDQEDIFERNVEILIDLYGDMHIYGADPVEVDVTVSRLEDGTYMVFIQDDYLIGGFVQ, from the coding sequence ATGAAAAAATTATTCTTAGGTGGTTGTTTATTTATTAGTCTTTTTACTGTTGTGGCTTGTCAGTCTGAGCCTGCTGCCGATGAGGTGTTTAAAACTGCAAGTGATGTCCACACAGTAACGGACTCTATGGATGTGTCATTTGATATAGAAGTCGATGACATAAAAAGTAGCTGGATGATGAGTCTAGATTACAAAAATGAGACGTATTATTTAGTGACTGATGATGAGTATGCAGAGTTATATCAAGAGGGTGATAATATAGGCATTATTATAAATGGCTCAGTGATGCATCCTGAAGCAACAAGTGCCGATAGTTACAAAGCAGTGATGACGAACTTTATAGAACATCATGAAAATCCTATGAGACGATTAAAAGAGTTTGATGCGGAAATAGAAAAAAAATTTGAACTGGAAGTGACAGACGATGCCTACCTTCTTACGTATATCGGGGATGATAAGGCGCAGCAACTATATGCAGAAGGTTTAGCCGAAGAAATCAGGAAACAAGACCTAAGTGCACCAGAATTCACAGATGTTTCTGCAAATAAGATAGAGCTTACCATTACGATAGATCAAGAGACTGATAGAATTCAAGAAATTCATGAGGTGCTAGATTATACTGTTACATCACAAGATATAACGACGGATGTGATAGGTGAAAATACGTATACGTATTCTAATCATAATACTACTGAGATAAAAAAACCTGCCATGTTAGACACGTTAGTCGGTGAAGAAGAACAAGCCCTATATGAAGAAGAAGCCGCTAACTATTTAGAAGCACTTATTGAAGCAACCGTTTATCAAAATGCCGAAGTTTTTGGAGAGAACGCAGCAGGTTCTGGTTCTCCTGAAGAGAAACAATCGGAAGGAGACCGACAAAAAGAAAGCTTCAAAGAATTTTATCGGTTAAACACAGAAGCAAATATGGGGGAAGTGGTTTCCAGTGACGCTATCGATGCTTTAACAGATGCGTTTATGGAGGCACTTTCACAAACATCCTACGAGGTCGTCGACTCCCAATTGACGTCAAATCAGCAAATTGTTGTGACATTATCAATCGAGGGGCTCCAAGATTGGGCTGTCCAATCGGTTGCTGAACAACAATTGATTGAGGAAGTCGAAGCAGGTGACGTGGATCAAGAGGACATTTTTGAAAGAAACGTTGAAATTTTAATTGATTTATATGGGGACATGCATATATATGGCGCAGACCCTGTTGAAGTAGATGTGACAGTAAGTCGCTTAGAAGATGGCACGTATATGGTCTTTATTCAAGATGATTATTTAATCGGTGGCTTCGTTCAATAG
- a CDS encoding chromate transporter, with product MANHSQYTFKTLWEIFLVSSRLGFTSFGGPIAHLGYFHDEYVRRRKWLNEQNYADLVALCQFLPGPASSQVGIGIGLFRGSILGAIISFIGFTLPSVLALMVFALFLQTYGLNDTGWINGLKLVAVAVVAHAIIGMAKNLTPDTTRKTIALLAVILTVLWQTAYTQVAVILIAGMLGYILYRQSVTDSTRDESVFPLSKRLGIICLTLFFGLLFVLPILREVTSYNWIAIVDSFYRSGSLVFGGGHVVLPLLEREFVPTGWLSEEQFLTGYGAAQAVPGPLFTFATYLGTVIAGWQGGLLATAAIFLPAFLLIIGALPFWNELRKNPHMKAALMGVNAAVVGILISAFYVPIWTSTIVTAYDFAFAALLFSMLAYWKLPAWIVVLAGAFGGLLIALI from the coding sequence ATGGCTAACCACTCTCAATATACGTTTAAAACCTTATGGGAAATCTTTTTAGTATCATCACGCCTTGGTTTCACGTCATTTGGCGGACCAATCGCTCATTTAGGCTATTTTCACGATGAATACGTCCGTCGACGAAAATGGCTCAATGAACAGAATTATGCTGACCTCGTCGCATTGTGCCAATTCCTCCCTGGCCCAGCTAGCAGCCAAGTAGGCATCGGAATTGGTCTATTTCGTGGTAGCATTCTCGGGGCCATCATCTCATTCATCGGGTTTACATTGCCATCCGTTTTAGCTCTAATGGTATTCGCCCTTTTTTTACAAACATATGGCTTGAATGATACAGGCTGGATTAATGGGCTTAAACTAGTCGCTGTAGCTGTTGTTGCTCATGCCATTATAGGTATGGCAAAAAACTTAACTCCTGATACTACAAGAAAAACCATTGCCTTACTTGCGGTTATACTAACCGTGTTGTGGCAAACTGCTTATACACAAGTCGCAGTAATCTTAATTGCAGGGATGCTCGGCTATATCCTTTATCGTCAGAGTGTTACTGACTCGACCAGAGATGAAAGTGTTTTTCCATTATCGAAACGACTAGGTATTATCTGTTTAACGTTATTTTTTGGGCTCTTATTTGTTCTTCCAATACTGAGAGAGGTTACCTCTTATAACTGGATAGCAATCGTAGATAGTTTTTATCGCTCCGGTTCGCTTGTCTTTGGCGGAGGCCATGTTGTGTTGCCCTTACTCGAAAGAGAATTTGTTCCGACAGGCTGGCTTAGCGAAGAGCAATTTTTAACTGGGTATGGCGCTGCTCAAGCTGTTCCAGGGCCTCTTTTCACTTTCGCCACTTATCTCGGGACGGTTATTGCCGGGTGGCAAGGAGGGTTATTGGCAACTGCTGCTATTTTCTTGCCTGCTTTTTTACTTATTATCGGGGCACTCCCTTTCTGGAATGAGTTGAGGAAAAACCCCCATATGAAGGCTGCCTTAATGGGGGTAAATGCCGCTGTTGTTGGCATTTTAATTTCTGCTTTCTATGTCCCTATTTGGACGAGTACGATTGTGACTGCTTATGATTTCGCTTTTGCAGCGTTACTTTTCTCTATGCTCGCCTACTGGAAATTACCAGCGTGGATCGTCGTCCTAGCTGGAGCTTTCGGTGGTTTACTTATAGCTCTCATTTAA
- a CDS encoding methyl-accepting chemotaxis protein, protein MKSIRARLIIFFTGLITLTVIGLAGISIYSSASSLRSEAEIGLSSAAEEMTRFLNANLQAELAYLEGASHNPIITEDVPESEKISFFTEQLEATNFNSISYIEAGESAPNFATSGAEINLAEHDYLSTALNGEQIVSDVIVNENSGNAIITYAVPVLENGSIAGVLYGEQDAVFLTNLINEFDFEGHESTRTFIANREGTFQAHHEPGIVEMQLNLLGMADIEADEDVSEEEEEGESIEGLSLLFENHIQHGETGYGDHTFAGEKILVGYAPIEGTNWVLAIEVDEADLLAELVQLRTVLLLVSVFLLIIAIVATYFVSNTISKPLMTATGEIERLANYDLSEASNSALEKYAGRQDEIGTIIQSLTNMRRNLVGLIQMTGQLSEQVSAASQQLTATSQHSSNASGEVSSAIEDIASGASAQASDTEKGSEQVQELGVLMDNNKNLVTTVMDATGHVSELKNDGLESLRDLVEKTEVNTKSIKEIKEMIVTTDASAEKIASASQMIKGISEQTNLLALNAAIEAARAGEAGQGFAVVADEVRKLAEQSNDFTEEIVTIIQELTEKTKNSVKTMNLVDENTSSQLTSLETTNAQFTGIDGAVEKMKQAMTNMLESDHLMQDKKEEIIHLINNLSAISEQNAASTQEATASVQEQTASMAEIAHSSEELAKLAEKMQESISKFKL, encoded by the coding sequence GTGAAATCAATTAGAGCAAGACTCATTATTTTTTTTACAGGGTTAATTACGTTAACAGTTATTGGACTAGCAGGAATATCTATTTATAGTAGTGCATCCAGTTTACGAAGTGAGGCGGAAATAGGCTTATCAAGTGCTGCAGAAGAAATGACACGATTTCTCAATGCAAACTTACAAGCAGAATTAGCTTATCTAGAGGGGGCTTCTCACAATCCAATTATTACTGAAGACGTGCCAGAAAGTGAGAAAATATCGTTCTTTACTGAGCAATTGGAGGCGACGAACTTTAACAGCATTTCATATATTGAAGCTGGTGAGAGCGCTCCCAATTTTGCTACTTCAGGTGCAGAAATCAATTTAGCAGAGCATGATTACTTATCCACAGCATTAAATGGTGAGCAGATTGTCTCAGATGTTATAGTCAATGAGAATTCAGGAAATGCCATCATCACTTACGCGGTGCCTGTATTAGAAAATGGATCAATTGCCGGGGTGCTATATGGCGAACAAGATGCTGTTTTTCTGACAAACTTAATTAATGAATTTGATTTTGAAGGACACGAATCTACTCGGACCTTCATTGCGAATCGTGAGGGGACGTTTCAGGCGCACCATGAACCTGGTATTGTAGAAATGCAATTAAATCTGTTGGGGATGGCGGATATTGAAGCCGATGAAGACGTTTCAGAAGAAGAGGAAGAAGGTGAATCTATAGAAGGGCTTTCACTTCTATTTGAAAACCATATTCAGCACGGAGAAACAGGGTATGGAGATCATACCTTTGCAGGGGAGAAAATTCTAGTAGGTTATGCGCCAATTGAAGGAACGAACTGGGTGCTTGCTATCGAAGTGGATGAGGCAGATCTTTTAGCAGAACTTGTGCAATTAAGGACGGTTTTATTATTGGTCTCGGTGTTCTTATTGATCATTGCGATCGTCGCTACTTATTTCGTTAGTAACACGATTAGCAAACCATTGATGACAGCTACAGGAGAAATTGAACGATTAGCAAATTACGATTTATCAGAAGCATCAAATAGTGCTCTGGAAAAATACGCGGGACGCCAAGATGAAATAGGGACAATTATTCAATCATTAACTAATATGAGACGTAATCTTGTTGGGTTAATTCAAATGACAGGCCAGCTTTCAGAGCAAGTGTCGGCTGCTTCGCAACAATTGACAGCGACAAGCCAACATTCTTCGAATGCGTCGGGTGAAGTGTCTTCAGCGATTGAAGACATTGCGTCAGGTGCTTCAGCGCAGGCCTCTGATACAGAGAAAGGCTCAGAGCAAGTGCAAGAATTGGGCGTTTTAATGGATAATAACAAGAATCTTGTGACGACTGTAATGGATGCCACTGGCCATGTCAGTGAATTGAAAAATGATGGGTTAGAAAGTTTGAGAGACCTTGTGGAAAAAACAGAAGTGAATACGAAATCCATAAAGGAAATAAAAGAAATGATTGTAACGACAGATGCCAGTGCAGAAAAAATCGCGTCAGCTAGTCAAATGATTAAAGGTATTTCGGAACAAACCAATTTACTTGCCTTAAATGCTGCTATTGAAGCAGCGAGAGCAGGAGAAGCAGGACAAGGCTTTGCCGTTGTCGCTGATGAAGTACGTAAGCTCGCTGAACAGTCGAACGATTTCACTGAAGAAATTGTCACGATCATACAAGAATTAACTGAGAAAACGAAAAACTCGGTGAAAACGATGAACTTAGTGGATGAAAATACAAGTTCACAATTAACGAGTTTAGAAACAACGAATGCTCAATTTACAGGCATTGACGGAGCAGTTGAAAAAATGAAGCAAGCGATGACCAATATGTTGGAATCGGATCATTTAATGCAAGATAAAAAAGAAGAGATCATTCATTTAATTAATAATTTATCTGCCATTTCAGAACAAAATGCAGCCAGCACTCAGGAAGCGACAGCATCTGTGCAAGAGCAGACAGCGTCTATGGCAGAGATTGCCCATTCAAGTGAAGAACTGGCAAAGCTTGCAGAAAAAATGCAGGAAAGCATTTCTAAATTTAAATTATAA
- a CDS encoding PTS sugar transporter subunit IIC gives MKTQELQMKLQETAGKISGNKYLKAISDGLLSTLPALIIGAFSTLLASMAIESYQEFITNTGLKDILQLPSIYTINIISIYAAFFIAYRLSVSFNKDGAPAGLISLISFLLLTPFTFMEDESRVLPFQFLGAQGLFVAIIVGLISARLYVFIVDRGITIKMPDGVPPTVSKTFAGLIPAILIVILFTIVNVIFANTNFGSAHDFIYSFVQAPLQNLGGGFWSLIILTLVVQVLWLLGIHGMLVILPIYYSIWMPLGVENLDALAAGEALPNIVNTGFFMTFVIAGGSGLTLSLCLLMAFWAKSKRYKTLGRLALPGSFFGINEPLIFGLPIVLNPYFAIPFIVGPLLGAIIPYAAMSAGLVPYVAGAHLPLGTPVIVSAFLQGGFILIVMQMINFIIAGLIYFPFFRAVDKKAYQEEQQSQGNTKEEVQA, from the coding sequence ATGAAAACACAAGAATTACAGATGAAACTTCAGGAAACAGCAGGGAAAATTAGCGGCAACAAATATTTGAAAGCGATTTCTGATGGGCTGTTATCCACATTGCCGGCATTAATTATCGGGGCTTTCTCTACATTACTTGCAAGTATGGCTATTGAAAGTTATCAGGAATTCATCACAAACACAGGCTTAAAAGATATTTTACAACTTCCGTCCATTTATACAATCAATATTATATCGATTTACGCAGCGTTTTTTATTGCTTATCGACTATCTGTCTCATTTAATAAAGATGGTGCACCAGCAGGACTTATTTCACTCATCTCCTTCTTGTTATTGACACCATTTACGTTTATGGAAGATGAGTCACGGGTTTTACCCTTTCAATTTCTAGGAGCGCAAGGCTTATTCGTTGCCATTATTGTCGGTCTCATTTCCGCCAGATTGTATGTCTTTATTGTGGATAGAGGCATTACAATCAAAATGCCAGATGGGGTTCCGCCAACGGTATCTAAAACATTTGCAGGGTTAATTCCAGCGATTTTAATTGTTATCTTATTTACTATTGTCAATGTCATTTTCGCAAATACCAACTTCGGGAGTGCCCATGACTTTATTTATTCCTTTGTTCAAGCGCCATTACAAAATTTAGGTGGTGGTTTCTGGTCACTTATTATTCTAACCTTAGTTGTTCAAGTGTTATGGTTGCTCGGAATTCATGGGATGTTAGTTATTTTACCGATTTATTATAGTATTTGGATGCCGTTAGGAGTAGAAAATTTAGATGCACTAGCAGCAGGTGAAGCACTGCCTAACATCGTCAACACAGGATTTTTCATGACGTTTGTTATTGCAGGTGGATCAGGCTTAACCTTATCTTTATGTCTATTAATGGCTTTTTGGGCTAAAAGTAAGCGGTACAAAACATTAGGACGCTTAGCGCTTCCAGGGTCTTTCTTTGGCATTAATGAACCGTTAATTTTCGGTCTGCCAATCGTGCTGAATCCTTATTTCGCTATTCCATTTATTGTTGGGCCATTACTAGGTGCCATTATCCCGTATGCTGCTATGTCAGCTGGACTCGTCCCATACGTGGCAGGTGCTCATCTGCCTTTAGGAACACCTGTTATCGTCAGTGCCTTTTTGCAAGGTGGGTTTATCCTCATTGTCATGCAGATGATTAATTTTATCATCGCGGGATTAATTTACTTTCCATTCTTCCGTGCAGTGGATAAAAAAGCCTATCAAGAAGAACAGCAGTCACAAGGAAACACAAAGGAAGAAGTACAAGCTTAA
- a CDS encoding PTS sugar transporter subunit IIB has protein sequence MKNILLVCAAGMSTSMLVNKMEEAAKEKEEEININASSGGDVSKYIEDAHILLLGPQVSYLKKQYESDYSSKGIPVEVIDSLDYGTMNGKKVLDWALNTIENNN, from the coding sequence ATGAAAAATATTTTGTTAGTTTGTGCAGCAGGAATGTCTACGAGCATGCTTGTGAACAAAATGGAGGAAGCAGCAAAAGAAAAGGAGGAAGAGATTAACATCAATGCCTCATCAGGAGGAGATGTGAGTAAGTATATCGAGGATGCTCACATACTTTTGTTGGGCCCACAAGTGTCTTATTTAAAGAAGCAATATGAAAGTGACTATAGTTCAAAAGGTATTCCTGTTGAGGTGATTGATAGTCTAGATTACGGGACAATGAATGGAAAAAAAGTGTTGGATTGGGCGCTAAATACGATTGAAAATAATAATTGA